The window CAGCCAGCGCGCGGGGTCGAAGCCCGTCAGGGCCCGCTGGCCGACGGCGGTCTGAGTAGCCACTTCAGTCCTGCCCCAGGATCAGCGCCAGGCCCTCGGCCAGGTCTCGCTCGCGCAGCGCCCCTAACACGACCTTCTGGACGATGCCGTAGCGGTCGATGAAGTAGGTGGCTGGCAGTCCCTGCGTCGGGCCGCCGATGCGCCACGCTGCCGCCACTTCGCCGCGCCGGTCCATGACCACAGGGTACTGGACGCCGAACTCGCGCACGAAGCGCCGAGCCTGGGCGTCGGCTTCTTGGAGGTTTACCCCCACGATCACCAGCCCGCTGGCGGCGTTTGCCTCGTGGGCGCGGACGAAGTCCGGCGTCTCCTGGCGGCAGGGGGCGCACCAGCTAGCCCAGAAGTTGACCAGCACCGGCCGGCCGCGCAGGTCGCTGAGGCGGAGGGCGCCACCGTCCAGCGTCTCGAGATAGAAGTCCGGCGGCGCCTTCCCCTTCTCGGCCGCCAGGGCCACACCCGGCGCCACCGATCCGGCCGGCGGCTCCACGATGCCGTACACTCCCGCTTCGTCTGAGGAGCCGCGGGACTCGTACCACAGGAGACCAGCGACGATCGCGACGACCATGCCAACGGGGAGCACCAGGCTGCGGAGCCAGCCGGACCACTCGCGCCGGCTCTGCGGACGGTCCTCGAGCTCATGGGGCGTGGTCATCGTTAGGGAGAGAAGAGGCGGGTGTAGAGTCTCCTGACCTCGGCA of the Dehalococcoidia bacterium genome contains:
- a CDS encoding TlpA disulfide reductase family protein, which gives rise to MTTPHELEDRPQSRREWSGWLRSLVLPVGMVVAIVAGLLWYESRGSSDEAGVYGIVEPPAGSVAPGVALAAEKGKAPPDFYLETLDGGALRLSDLRGRPVLVNFWASWCAPCRQETPDFVRAHEANAASGLVIVGVNLQEADAQARRFVREFGVQYPVVMDRRGEVAAAWRIGGPTQGLPATYFIDRYGIVQKVVLGALRERDLAEGLALILGQD